A window of Citrus sinensis cultivar Valencia sweet orange chromosome 7, DVS_A1.0, whole genome shotgun sequence contains these coding sequences:
- the LOC127903777 gene encoding receptor-like protein 14 isoform X1: MSSDCCNDWEGVKCNATTRRMTQLSLNQKTKINYSDYNSYSYGVSLLSMSLFHPFEESQCLDSSDNWFKGFYENKAYDSFGSLKQLKILNLGGSTIKQGLAYIFDKLESNWSSWLWNNHTSRFDEKSYNLGLCGPTINKSCTRTEENLAITSNRGEDEDESAIKMNPLDELVLALAMVFFH, translated from the exons aTGTCGTCTGATTGTTGTAACGATTGGGAGGGAGTTAAGTGCAACGCCACCACCCGACGGATGACGCAACTCTCACTCaatcagaaaacaaaaatcaactACTCTGATTATAACTCTTATTCTTATGGAGTTTCCCTTCTGAGTATGTCATTGTTTCACCCTTTTGAAGAATCGCAGTGCCTTGACTCATCTGATAATTGGTTTAAAGGCTTCTATGAGAATAAAG CTTACGACAGCTTTGGGAGTTTGAAACAGCTAAAGATCTTAAATCTTGGTG GTTCTACAATCAAGCAAG GATTGGCATATATATTTGACAAACTCGAAAGCAATTGGTCTTCGTGGTTGTGGAATAACCACACTTCAAG GTTTGATGAAAAGAGTTATAATCTGGGTCTTTGTGGTCCAACAATTAATAAGAGTTGCACCAGAACAGAGGAAAATCTAGCAATAACATCCAATCGAGGAGAAGACGAAGATGAATCTGCAATTAAGATGAATCCTTTGGATGAACTCGTATTGGCGCTGGCCATGGTTTTCTTTCATTGA